A window of the Lactuca sativa cultivar Salinas chromosome 5, Lsat_Salinas_v11, whole genome shotgun sequence genome harbors these coding sequences:
- the LOC111905184 gene encoding 60S ribosomal protein L8, whose protein sequence is MGRVIRAQRKGAGSVFKSHTHHRKGPARFRSLDFGERNGYLKGVITEIIHDPGRGAPLARVTFRHPFRYKHQKELFVAAEGMYTGQFVFCGKKANLMVGNVLPLRSIPEGAVVCNVEHHVGDRGSFARASGDYAIVISHNPDNGTTRVKLPSGAKKIVPSGCRAMIGQVAGGGRTEKPMLKAGNAYHKFRVKRNCWPKVRGVAMNPVEHPHGGGNHQHIGHASTVRRDAPPGQKVGLIAARRTGRLRGQAAATAAKADK, encoded by the exons ATGGGACGTGTGATTAGGGCACAGCGTAAGGGAGCAGGGTCGGTCTTCAAGTCCCATACCCACCACCGGAAGGGGCCTGCCAGGTTCCGCAGCCTCGACTTTGGCGAACGCAATGGTTACCTCAAGGGTGTCATCACCGAAATCATCCACGATCCCGGCCGTGGTGCTCCTCTGGCTCGCGTCACATTCCGTCATCCTTTCCGCTACAAGCACCAGAAGGAGCTGTTTGTCGCCGCTGAGGGCATGTACACCGGCCAGTTCGTTTTCTGTGGGAAGAAAGCGAATTTGATGGTTGGAAACGTCCTTCCTCTCAGATCTATCCCTGAGGGAGCTGTCGTTTGCAACGTAGAACATCATGTCGGTGACCGTGGTTCGTTCGCCAGAGCTTCCGGTGATTACGCCATCGTTATTAGTCACAATCCCGATAACGGCACCACTAG GGTGAAGCTGCCATCAGGAGCAAAGAAGATCGTGCCGAGTGGATGTCGTGCTATGATCGGTCAGGTTGCCGGAGGAGGGCGTACTGAGAAGCCTATGCTGAAAGCTGGTAACGCATACCATAAATTCCGTGTGAAGAGAAACTGCTGGCCTAAGGTTAGAGGTGTTGCCATGAATCCAGTGGAGCATCCCCATGGTGGTGGTAACCATCAACACATTGGTCATGCAAGTACGGTTCGCCGTGATGCACCACCTGGTCAAAAGGTTGGTCTTATCGCCGCCAGAAGAACTGGGCGTCTCAGAGGTCaagctgcagctactgctgctaAGGCTGATAAATAg